A stretch of Bombus huntii isolate Logan2020A chromosome 7, iyBomHunt1.1, whole genome shotgun sequence DNA encodes these proteins:
- the LOC126868063 gene encoding sialin-like isoform X1 produces the protein MADFVKRGSVQLVKQSSVQIKQAAKEVRAAVRARHIVAALVAVGFALCGSVEVSSSVALLANQKDNHAIIDTSWHCEMLVNISSRNRTEDFEVILMELPPEERAESIMREAFLWGQVAGPILGGCLVWGRSGPSMVFSRAVLSACLASLLVPAAWRGPSHVALRLFQGLCTGATMPAAHMLAMTWFKSTHRSWYFSCYAAVSVGYCLTGWLGTAVVRCLGRDSLCYGLVCIALCWYFAFGRFVKDSPKSYQHDTNAAVIPWGKLLRSVPVWASAVATMGNQWGDATLALGMTKYLKLIYGFSTANDSVLTTLPHIGHFMAALTCGLLVDHVRESKIVSTTTARKLVVYTAHFIPAALLFVAGYAGCQALGAAWLGIAALLVSGTAPAGALAAIADLAPVESPACAAAACALCSTLGAAGLLAANYFVTQALHGSIAGSWRLVFGVASVVLLTTAAVFLALGKGVPQPWIPSVARPRSHDAIYEQDALELDYEDVAVQTEPFSPYPLEEDTESAKNVPRSASVHSKVSLSSS, from the exons ATGGCAGACTTCGTCAAAAGAGGTAGCGTGCAACTGGTGAAACAAAGCAgtgttcaaataaaacaagCCGCAAAAGAAGTTCGAG cGGCTGTACGAGCGCGACACATCGTTGCTGCGCTCGTTGCAGTAGGATTTGCACTTTGTGGTTCAGTGGAAGTGAGTTCTTCGGTCGCATTGCTCGCCAATCAGAAAGACAATCATGCCATCATCGACACATCGTGGCATTGCGAGATGCTGGTCAACATCAGTAGTCGTAATCGTACCGAAGACTTTGAAGTTATACTCATGGAG ttaccACCGGAAGAACGTGCAGAATCCATAATGAGGGAAGCGTTCCTATGGGGTCAGGTGGCTGGTCCAATTTTAGGGGGGTGTTTAGTATGGGGCAGATCAGGCCCATCTATGGTGTTTTCGCGTGCAGTTCTTAGTGCTTGTCTGGCGTCTTTATTGGTACCAGCTGCATGGAGGGGTCCGTCTCACGTAGCACTTCGTCTCTTTCAGGGATTATGCACA GGGGCAACTATGCCTGCTGCTCACATGCTTGCTATGACCTGGTTTAAGAGCACTCATAGAAGTTGGTACTTCAGTTGCTACGCTG CGGTCAGCGTTGGATACTGTCTCACAGGATGGTTAGGTACAGCTGTTGTTCGATGTCTTGGCCGAGATTCACTTTGTTATGGTCTCGTTTGCATTGCTCTGTGTTGGTACTTCGCTTTTGGTCGATTTGTCAAAGATTCGCCGAAATCTTATCAGCACGATACAAAT gcTGCTGTGATACCATGGGGAAAATTACTACGATCAGTTCCCGTTTGGGCATCTGCTGTAGCAACAATGGGAAATCAATGGGGCGATGCAACGCTTGCCCTTGGTATGACAAAGTATCTAAAACTTATTTATGGATTCTCAACAGCTAAT GATTCTGTTCTAACAACGTTACCACACATTGGTCATTTCATGGCTGCGTTAACATGCGGTCTTCTTGTAGATCACGTTCGCGAATCAAAAATAGTTTCGACAACCACAGCTAGAAAGTTGGTCGTATATACCG CTCATTTTATTCCCGCTGCCCTACTTTTTGTCGCTGGTTATGCCGGTTGTCAAGCATTAGGGGCAGCTTGGTTAGGCATAGCTGCTCTTCTTGTCTCTGGAACTGCACCAGCAGGTGCTTTAGCAGCTATAGCAGATCTTGCACCTGTAGAATCTCCAGCTTGCGCAGCGGCTGCGTGTGCATTGTGCTCGACTCTAGGCGCAGCAGGACTGTTGGCTGCCAATTACTTTGTCACTCAGGCCCTTCATGGCTCT atCGCTGGTTCGTGGCGGCTGGTCTTCGGTGTCGCTTCCGTCGTTCTGTTAACAACTGCTGCGGTTTTCTTAGCACTTGGAAAAGGCGTGCCACAACCGTGGATTCCTTCTGTAGCTCGGCCGCGAAGTCACGATGCAATTTACGAGCAAGACGCTTTGGAACTTGATTACGAGGATGTTGCTGTGCAGACCGAGCCTTTCAGTCCTTATCCACTTGAGGAGGACACCGAAAGCGCGAAAAACGTGCCTCGTTCTGCCTCAGTCCACTCGAAAGTTTCCCTGTCATCTAGTTAA
- the LOC126868063 gene encoding sialin-like isoform X2 — translation MAALVRLKRGSVQLRHAALEMKAAVRARHIVAALVAVGFALCGSVEVSSSVALLANQKDNHAIIDTSWHCEMLVNISSRNRTEDFEVILMELPPEERAESIMREAFLWGQVAGPILGGCLVWGRSGPSMVFSRAVLSACLASLLVPAAWRGPSHVALRLFQGLCTGATMPAAHMLAMTWFKSTHRSWYFSCYAAVSVGYCLTGWLGTAVVRCLGRDSLCYGLVCIALCWYFAFGRFVKDSPKSYQHDTNAAVIPWGKLLRSVPVWASAVATMGNQWGDATLALGMTKYLKLIYGFSTANDSVLTTLPHIGHFMAALTCGLLVDHVRESKIVSTTTARKLVVYTAHFIPAALLFVAGYAGCQALGAAWLGIAALLVSGTAPAGALAAIADLAPVESPACAAAACALCSTLGAAGLLAANYFVTQALHGSIAGSWRLVFGVASVVLLTTAAVFLALGKGVPQPWIPSVARPRSHDAIYEQDALELDYEDVAVQTEPFSPYPLEEDTESAKNVPRSASVHSKVSLSSS, via the exons ATGGCAGCGCTCGTTCGTCTTAAACGTGGAAGCGTTCAGTTGAGACATGCGGCGCTGGAAATGAAAG cGGCTGTACGAGCGCGACACATCGTTGCTGCGCTCGTTGCAGTAGGATTTGCACTTTGTGGTTCAGTGGAAGTGAGTTCTTCGGTCGCATTGCTCGCCAATCAGAAAGACAATCATGCCATCATCGACACATCGTGGCATTGCGAGATGCTGGTCAACATCAGTAGTCGTAATCGTACCGAAGACTTTGAAGTTATACTCATGGAG ttaccACCGGAAGAACGTGCAGAATCCATAATGAGGGAAGCGTTCCTATGGGGTCAGGTGGCTGGTCCAATTTTAGGGGGGTGTTTAGTATGGGGCAGATCAGGCCCATCTATGGTGTTTTCGCGTGCAGTTCTTAGTGCTTGTCTGGCGTCTTTATTGGTACCAGCTGCATGGAGGGGTCCGTCTCACGTAGCACTTCGTCTCTTTCAGGGATTATGCACA GGGGCAACTATGCCTGCTGCTCACATGCTTGCTATGACCTGGTTTAAGAGCACTCATAGAAGTTGGTACTTCAGTTGCTACGCTG CGGTCAGCGTTGGATACTGTCTCACAGGATGGTTAGGTACAGCTGTTGTTCGATGTCTTGGCCGAGATTCACTTTGTTATGGTCTCGTTTGCATTGCTCTGTGTTGGTACTTCGCTTTTGGTCGATTTGTCAAAGATTCGCCGAAATCTTATCAGCACGATACAAAT gcTGCTGTGATACCATGGGGAAAATTACTACGATCAGTTCCCGTTTGGGCATCTGCTGTAGCAACAATGGGAAATCAATGGGGCGATGCAACGCTTGCCCTTGGTATGACAAAGTATCTAAAACTTATTTATGGATTCTCAACAGCTAAT GATTCTGTTCTAACAACGTTACCACACATTGGTCATTTCATGGCTGCGTTAACATGCGGTCTTCTTGTAGATCACGTTCGCGAATCAAAAATAGTTTCGACAACCACAGCTAGAAAGTTGGTCGTATATACCG CTCATTTTATTCCCGCTGCCCTACTTTTTGTCGCTGGTTATGCCGGTTGTCAAGCATTAGGGGCAGCTTGGTTAGGCATAGCTGCTCTTCTTGTCTCTGGAACTGCACCAGCAGGTGCTTTAGCAGCTATAGCAGATCTTGCACCTGTAGAATCTCCAGCTTGCGCAGCGGCTGCGTGTGCATTGTGCTCGACTCTAGGCGCAGCAGGACTGTTGGCTGCCAATTACTTTGTCACTCAGGCCCTTCATGGCTCT atCGCTGGTTCGTGGCGGCTGGTCTTCGGTGTCGCTTCCGTCGTTCTGTTAACAACTGCTGCGGTTTTCTTAGCACTTGGAAAAGGCGTGCCACAACCGTGGATTCCTTCTGTAGCTCGGCCGCGAAGTCACGATGCAATTTACGAGCAAGACGCTTTGGAACTTGATTACGAGGATGTTGCTGTGCAGACCGAGCCTTTCAGTCCTTATCCACTTGAGGAGGACACCGAAAGCGCGAAAAACGTGCCTCGTTCTGCCTCAGTCCACTCGAAAGTTTCCCTGTCATCTAGTTAA
- the LOC126868056 gene encoding mediator of RNA polymerase II transcription subunit 12-like isoform X1, with the protein MRIISLVIPLCLLLLIEAKRVEIRPRIAEPQVYYEEDDSQAAEDDYNPAVYQPRTRALPSPRSKDALHSSKPPPVQTIRNYNKVNDDGSFTFGYEAADGSFKEETRGTDCVVRGKYGYIDPDGNKREFTYVSGNPCDPNAPKDDEDDLADKQEEDDISGPANYPSVRPIPRPVSSRPAYQQPTTRAPTTIFQTQYQLDDDASQELGDEDLVKPSQLRPNAYRTAQQPTYVQVTPSTALYEPSPTASPALYRLASSTTQYQSTASPILRAQPTVSSTAYQTLETTTRRPVARHPKPQSVAITPRPHVAQVAAQYVSPSSTERPALAYTRPSAVTVSPNLRSTTASSTSHLDFAAELERYVNTVGVASPKPVQPSSQPSKVKLAGQSPITASAADPIYQSELVYDPATGQYNTQLYQTLPQTVGDFTLSHKLQPFVAQPQSYLGLQQLQQLQPQQPQRQSPLYKQPATQSAQSAPAAAISQPQEVLYRKQQAQLLQQSQQLYAQQQRRQQQQQQQQQQQQSAQSHRLQLLESQTQPQSFYYVAPARSSSAASAPLSVGQLDHYLRASRY; encoded by the coding sequence GTAATCCCATTATGCCTTCTGCTGCTAATAGAAGCAAAGCGAGTGGAGATCCGGCCTCGTATTGCAGAACCGCAAGTTTATTACGAAGAAGACGACAGTCAGGCGGCTGAAGACGATTATAACCCAGCAGTCTACCAACCACGTACTCGTGCCCTTCCTTCGCCACGTTCGAAGGACGCTCTGCACTCATCCAAGCCACCACCAGTCCAGACCATTCGCAATTACAACAAGGTCAACGACGACGGATCTTTCACTTTCGGCTACGAGGCAGCCGATGGTTCGTTCAAGGAGGAAACTCGTGGAACCGATTGCGTAGTGCGCGGTAAATACGGTTACATCGATCCTGATGGTAATAAAAGAGAGTTCACCTACGTATCCGGCAATCCTTGCGATCCAAATGCACCAAAGGATGACGAAGACGATCTTGCCGACAAGCAAGAAGAAGACGATATCTCTGGACCAGCTAACTATCCATCCGTGAGACCAATACCAAGACCAGTATCATCGAGGCCAGCATATCAACAACCTACCACGCGAGCACCCACGACGATCTTTCAAACGCAATATCAATTAGACGACGATGCTAGTCAAGAGTTGGGCGATGAAGACCTCGTTAAGCCATCGCAGTTAAGACCAAATGCTTACAGAACGGCTCAACAGCCGACCTACGTTCAAGTCACACCGTCGACAGCTCTTTACGAGCCATCGCCCACGGCCAGTCCTGCTCTCTACAGATTAGCTTCCTCGACGACCCAATATCAGAGCACAGCATCGCCCATTCTCCGTGCCCAGCCTACAGTATCATCGACAGCGTATCAAACCCTCGAAACGACGACTCGCCGCCCAGTCGCCCGTCACCCAAAGCCGCAATCGGTCGCAATCACTCCCCGACCCCACGTTGCACAAGTCGCTGCCCAATATGTGTCCCCTAGTAGCACCGAGCGTCCAGCATTAGCGTACACCCGTCCCTCGGCTGTCACTGTATCGCCTAATCTGCGCAGCACGACCGCATCTAGCACATCTCACCTTGACTTTGCCGCCGAGCTCGAGCGTTACGTGAACACCGTCGGCGTAGCCAGCCCTAAGCCCGTTCAACCATCGTCCCAACCatcgaaagtaaaattagCCGGTCAATCGCCGATCACCGCCTCCGCCGCCGACCCCATCTACCAGTCGGAGCTCGTTTACGATCCCGCTACCGGTCAGTACAATACCCAACTTTATCAAACGCTACCCCAAACCGTGGGTGACTTCACCCTAAGTCACAAACTCCAACCGTTCGTAGCCCAGCCCCAGTCCTACCTTGGACTCCAGCAGCTGCAGCAGCTTCAGCCCCAGCAGCCCCAGCGTCAGTCCCCGCTTTATAAGCAACCGGCAACCCAGTCGGCTCAATCCGCCCCCGCAGCAGCTATCAGCCAACCCCAGGAAGTACTGTACAGGAAGCAGCAAGCCCAACTGCTGCAACAATCACAGCAGCTCTACGCTCAACAACAAAGACGtcagcaacagcagcaacaacagcaacaacaacaacaatccGCTCAGTCGCATAGGCTTCAGCTGCTCGAGTCTCAGACGCAACCACAATCGTTCTACTACGTCGCCCCTGCGAGGTCCTCCAGCGCTGCCAGTGCACCTCTCTCCGTAGGTCAGCTCGATCACTATCTTCGGGCCTCTCGTTACTGA
- the LOC126868056 gene encoding transcription factor SPT20 homolog isoform X2 — translation MRIISLVIPLCLLLLIEAKRVEIRPRIAEPQVYYEEDDSQAAEDDYNPAVYQPRTRALPSPRSKDALHSSKPPPVQTIRNYNKVNDDGSFTFGYEAADGSFKEETRGTDCVVRGKYGYIDPDGNKREFTYVSGNPCDPNAPKDDEDDLADKQEEDDISGPANYPSVRPIPRPVSSRPAYQQPTTRAPTTIFQTQYQLDDDASQELGDEDLVKPSQLRPNAYRTAQQPTYVQVTPSTALYEPSPTASPALYRLASSTTQYQSTASPILRAQPTVSSTAYQTLETTTRRPVARHPKPQSVAITPRPHVAQVAAQYVSPSSTERPALAYTRPSAVTVSPNLRSTTASSTSHLDFAAELERYVNTVGVASPKPVQPSSQPSKVKLAGQSPITASAADPIYQSELVYDPATAQPQSYLGLQQLQQLQPQQPQRQSPLYKQPATQSAQSAPAAAISQPQEVLYRKQQAQLLQQSQQLYAQQQRRQQQQQQQQQQQQSAQSHRLQLLESQTQPQSFYYVAPARSSSAASAPLSVGQLDHYLRASRY, via the exons GTAATCCCATTATGCCTTCTGCTGCTAATAGAAGCAAAGCGAGTGGAGATCCGGCCTCGTATTGCAGAACCGCAAGTTTATTACGAAGAAGACGACAGTCAGGCGGCTGAAGACGATTATAACCCAGCAGTCTACCAACCACGTACTCGTGCCCTTCCTTCGCCACGTTCGAAGGACGCTCTGCACTCATCCAAGCCACCACCAGTCCAGACCATTCGCAATTACAACAAGGTCAACGACGACGGATCTTTCACTTTCGGCTACGAGGCAGCCGATGGTTCGTTCAAGGAGGAAACTCGTGGAACCGATTGCGTAGTGCGCGGTAAATACGGTTACATCGATCCTGATGGTAATAAAAGAGAGTTCACCTACGTATCCGGCAATCCTTGCGATCCAAATGCACCAAAGGATGACGAAGACGATCTTGCCGACAAGCAAGAAGAAGACGATATCTCTGGACCAGCTAACTATCCATCCGTGAGACCAATACCAAGACCAGTATCATCGAGGCCAGCATATCAACAACCTACCACGCGAGCACCCACGACGATCTTTCAAACGCAATATCAATTAGACGACGATGCTAGTCAAGAGTTGGGCGATGAAGACCTCGTTAAGCCATCGCAGTTAAGACCAAATGCTTACAGAACGGCTCAACAGCCGACCTACGTTCAAGTCACACCGTCGACAGCTCTTTACGAGCCATCGCCCACGGCCAGTCCTGCTCTCTACAGATTAGCTTCCTCGACGACCCAATATCAGAGCACAGCATCGCCCATTCTCCGTGCCCAGCCTACAGTATCATCGACAGCGTATCAAACCCTCGAAACGACGACTCGCCGCCCAGTCGCCCGTCACCCAAAGCCGCAATCGGTCGCAATCACTCCCCGACCCCACGTTGCACAAGTCGCTGCCCAATATGTGTCCCCTAGTAGCACCGAGCGTCCAGCATTAGCGTACACCCGTCCCTCGGCTGTCACTGTATCGCCTAATCTGCGCAGCACGACCGCATCTAGCACATCTCACCTTGACTTTGCCGCCGAGCTCGAGCGTTACGTGAACACCGTCGGCGTAGCCAGCCCTAAGCCCGTTCAACCATCGTCCCAACCatcgaaagtaaaattagCCGGTCAATCGCCGATCACCGCCTCCGCCGCCGACCCCATCTACCAGTCGGAGCTCGTTTACGATCCCGCTACCG CCCAGCCCCAGTCCTACCTTGGACTCCAGCAGCTGCAGCAGCTTCAGCCCCAGCAGCCCCAGCGTCAGTCCCCGCTTTATAAGCAACCGGCAACCCAGTCGGCTCAATCCGCCCCCGCAGCAGCTATCAGCCAACCCCAGGAAGTACTGTACAGGAAGCAGCAAGCCCAACTGCTGCAACAATCACAGCAGCTCTACGCTCAACAACAAAGACGtcagcaacagcagcaacaacagcaacaacaacaacaatccGCTCAGTCGCATAGGCTTCAGCTGCTCGAGTCTCAGACGCAACCACAATCGTTCTACTACGTCGCCCCTGCGAGGTCCTCCAGCGCTGCCAGTGCACCTCTCTCCGTAGGTCAGCTCGATCACTATCTTCGGGCCTCTCGTTACTGA